The Chlorocebus sabaeus isolate Y175 chromosome 11, mChlSab1.0.hap1, whole genome shotgun sequence genomic interval accatcaaagctgggcatggtggctcacgcctgtaattccagtactttgggaggcagaggcagggggctggcatgcgcctaggaattcaagaccagcctggacaacataccaagactctgtctctacacacacacaaaattagccaggtgtggtggtgcgcacctgtggtcctagctgctcaggacactgaggtggaaggatcactcgagcctgagaggcagaggcttcagtaagccacaattgtgccactgcactccagtgtgggtgacagagcgagaccctgtcttaaaaaaagataaaaactgtcAAATGTAGTGCATGTTTGTTTTGGGGactaaatgcttatttttaagaAGATGGTTAAAGTACTCAGCAATATTTAGTAAGTTAAAGCCTTAGGTTTTAAACCTGATTTGGGGTTGAGCTCTGGGAAGGAAAGGATGATTGATTCATAGGCACCCTGATACAGTCACTTATGATCTGAAAAACAGATGTACTATAAGGCACTCATAAAAATAACACCAGTCCTATGCTTATCTCTTAAAGTCATGTTGTTTTCTGCAAggtgttaaaaatgaaaataagattgtTCTAATAACATTGAAGTTTCATGAGTATGTGTGTATGATACAAGTGAAATTGATGGGTAACTACTTGCAGTATAATTCTTTTAGAATTATGTACTTTTAGATTGACCTACCAGAACTGCTGAAATAAAAAACACtccattttaatttgaaatagtGGGAACATTGGCTCCGCTGCAGTGATTTTTAAGTGTATACATGCCCGACTGAATGGATTAAGTTCATCATTGGTGCTGCATTGAGGTCATTCAGAGACTTTCTTTTGCCATTGCAGGTAGAGCGGGAAAAGGCCATTCTTTTGGCCAACCTACAGGAGTCACAGACACAGCTGGAACACACCAAGGGGGCACTGACGGAGCAGCATGAGCGCGTGCACCGGCTCACAGAGCACGTCAATGCCATGAGGGGCCTGCAAAGCAGCAAGGAGCTCAAGGCTGAGCTGGACGGGGAGAAGGGCCGGGACTCAGGGGAGGAGGCCCATGACTACGAGGTGGACATCAATGGCTTAGAGATCCTTGAATGCAAATATAGGGTGGCAGTAACTGAGGTGATTGATCTGAAAGCTGAAATTAAGGCCTTAAAGGAGAAATATAATAAATCTGTAGAAAACTACACTGATGAGAAGGCCAAATATGAGAGTAAAATCCAGATGTATGATGAGCAGGTGACAAGCCTTGAGAAGACCACCAAAGAGAGTGGTGAGAAGATGGCCCACATGGAGAAGGAGTTGCAAAAGATGACCAGCATAGCCAACGAAAATCACAATACTCTTAATACGGCCCAGGATGAGTTAGTGACATTCAGTGAGGAATTAGCTCAGCTTTACCACCATGTGTGTCTATGTAATAATGAAACTCCCAACAGGGTCATGCTGGATTACTATAGGCAGAGCAGAGTCACCCGCAGTGGCAGCCTGAAAGGGCCCGATGATCCCAGAGGACTTTTGTCCCCAcgattagccaggcggggtgtgTCATCCCCAGTAGAAACAAGGACCTCATCTGAACCAGTTGCAAAAGAAAGCACAGAGGCCAGCAAAGAACCAAGTCCAACTAAGACCCCCACAATCTCTCCTGTTATTACTGCCCCACCATCATCTCCAGTATTGGATACAAGTGACATCCGCAAAGAGCCAATGAATATCTACAACCTTAATGCCATAATCCGGGACCAAATCAAGCATCTGCAGAAAGCTGTGGACCGGTCCTTGCAACTGTCTCGTCAAAGAGCAGCAGCTCGGGAGCTAGCCCCCATGATTGATAAAGACAAGGAAGCCTTAATGGAAGAGATCCTCAAGCTAAAGTCCCTGCTGAGCACCAAACGGGAGCAGATCGCCACATTGAGGGCAGTGTTGAAAGCCAACAAGCAGGTAATCTCATTCTACTGGTGAAAGCATGCTAGTTAAAGCTTTCTTAACTAATTTATTCCATAATTTATTGAGTATCCAGTATCATCAAGATGAGAGTTCAGATTCTTGGTCAGTGGAGAAATAAAACCATGTCCCAGTGTCAGATCAGAATgtcataataattattatttttaaatgagtgaatggatgaaatATCTGTGCCCAGCTaggtggaggcagaggtgaggAAGTTAAAAACACAGGAGAAGATCCAGATGCCTTTCCGCAGATGTAGAAAGGCAGCTCAGGCGGTGCTGGGCTGAAGCCTGGCAGTGAGTAGCTGTGGAAACAGGAGATGGAGGGTGGCAGAATAGGCTGGCAAGACAGGTTACACCAACCAGGGAGATACAGCAAGAAAGACAGACACCCAGCAGACAGCCGGAGCAAACAGAGGGAAATCTGGGTACAGATCATGAAGAAGGTCTGATGGCCAATAACTGGACCCCGGCTTTGGAGCTGGAGGTTCAGATTCAAGACTCAATTTCTAGGGGTATAgcaagaattttttgtttttgtttttgttttttgtttgtttgttttgagacagagtctcactctgttgcccaggctggagtgcagtggtgccatctcagctcactgtaacctctgcctcctgggttcaagcgattctcatgcctcagcctcccaagcagctgggattacaggcgtgtgccaccatgcctggctaattttttgtattttcaaatagacaggatttcgccatattgtctaggctggtcttgaactgctgacctcaagtgatccgcctgcctcaacctcccaaagtgctgggattacagacatgagccaccacacccagccaagtatAGCAAGATTAAAATGAGTGTTTTGTCCTTcatcccaaacctagagaaacaagagcactaaataaatgaacaagtcaGGGATGAAAGGCAAGACAGCTGTGAGGAACTGAGTTACAGAAACAAAGCCAGACAGATTGTTATCAACAAATTAAATAGTTTGGGGCCACTTTAGCAAGCAaatgagagagagtgtgtgtgtgagagagtatgAGAATGAGCTCTACCTGTGCTAGTGACCACATTCTGAAATTTAGGTTCATATGGGATGTTAACTCACGTGGGTCAGAGCTTAAGTAATAGGGAGCTTTTCCTAGCTATTGATCTTGTCCTTCTGGACAAGTAGTAATGTTACAACATGAACCTGTCTTAATTCCCAGCCCTCTTTAATGACTGAAATTGTTTTGCACTCTTGAGTTTTACCTGGGTGGGAGTGCTGCGAAATATAGGCAGGAAAATTCTTTTCACCTTTATTTAGTTTATCTGAAAAGATAGCCTCAAAAGACACATATTTGAGAAAGGTGCTGAATAAGTGTTGGTGTTGATAAAGAGAAGCAACAAAGCACCAAATGCCCTCTTGCAAACGCAAGCAGTGCCAGTGAATAGTAGGTCAGGGGAGCTCTTGGTCTTTAGTGATTGAAGGTTAATTTCAGATTCAGAATGCCTTCTCCGTTTGCCATTATCTGGGGAAAACCACGCCCTTATTATGTCATCTACAGTGCAGCTTTCGAGTCCTCATCTCTAGTTCCCATAAATCTATTTATATAATTGACATCTATACCATAAGCTGTAATACTGTTTGCACTATTAACATGTTTTATATAAACCTAAGGGCAAAATACGACTTTATTTTGTGTTGTCactttagaaaaatagaaaagattagaGTGAATGAAGAGTTTGTGAGAGATCTGACTCCAATTTTAGGTCAGAATAAAGGAATTTATTATATAACTCTGCTATAATTTAAAGACTCAGTGATTCAGAGTGGTCATAAATAACCAATACCATATTAGATAAGGCTTACACAACCTTTATCAAGGACATACTATCCTAGGGCATTCTTGGTCAAGCCATCCAAATAACTTCTCTGACTTCTTCCTAAAGGTTGAATATTAACAATttagggccaggcgcaggggctcacgcctgtaatcccagcacttggggaggccaaggcaggcggatcacttgaggtcaggaatttgagaccagcctgaccaacatggagaaaccccgtctctactaaaaatacaaaattagccaggcgtggtggtgcgtgcctgtaatcccagctactcgggaggctgaggcaggagaatcgcttgaacccgggaggcagaagttgcagtgagctgagattgagcgattgcactccagcctgggcaacaagagtgaaaatctgtcttaaaaaaagaaaaaaaaacaagatgctTAACTGAAACAGAGGTATAGATAAGGACACTTGGCCCACCAACAGAGACTAATTTGTGAACCAGCATTTATTGATTACATATTTTCTGGGGGAcagtaataaaataacatattttcagggatgcaaaaataaatgacatactCTAGTAGGAATTCCACAATTGCCTATAGCTATTTATAAGATAGGAGTCATCAAGCGCTTTAGAGTGATGTAAACAGTACCACGGGAATTCAGAACAGAACAAAGCATTCCTAGctgaagttttattttcacaattttttgtggtacaggttgagtatcccttttccaaaatgttcgggatgaaaaatgtttcagattttggattttggacatttgcatatatatataatgagataaCTTGGGGATGGGATCCAAGTCCAAACATGATATTTCATGAGACAGGAAACAAGAAATTTcatgtattcatatatacatagcCTGatggtaattttatacaatatttttaataattttgtggcTGAAACAAAATTTTGACTGTGACTCATTACATGAGGTCAAGTGTAGAATTTTATGgcatcatgtcagcactcaaaagctttcagattttgaagcattttgggTTTTGGATtaaggatgctcaacctgtaccaTTTGCATTACATTAGAGTTACAGTCTAGATGGACTcagtaaattaaatgaaaaccCGTTTCTAGTGATGCATTTGGTCCTACATGTTCATTATGTTGGGCCTGTTGCTGTGATGCTTATGTGCCATAAATAACTTTTAAGTATTAACAGATGACATTCACTATATTTAGACATTGTGGAATGTTCATTTTTAAGGTTAAGGTGAGAATTCTAGGGTAAAAAGAAAATCTCCCTGTTTTAAAATAGGCATTCTACTATACAGCCATAAGaaacaatgagatcatgtcatttgcagggacatagttggagctggagaccattatccttagcaaactaacacaggggcagaaaaccagataccgcatattctcacttataagtgggagctacatgATGAGAGCAAatagacacatagaggggaacagcaAGCACTGGTTCCTATTGGAGGCTGAAGgatgagaggaaggagaggatcaggaaaaataaagaatggatactaggcttaatacctgggtgaagAAATAATtggtacaacaaacccccacgacacacatttacctatgtaacaaacctgcacatcctgcacccGTACcccgaacttaaaataaaagttaaaaataaataaataaaataggcattCTGTAGTCTCTATGAATCTTCTCATTTACTTAAGGATTTTTTCATAGGCACAGTGCCTTCTGATGAAGTCAGTAAATGCTTCTGAAGCACCATCCATCTAGCACTGTGCTACATGCTGAAGATTCAAAGACTCACACATGGTCCCTGCCTTCCAGAagactcagcctcctggggaTGTCAGGATAGAAATACAATTACAGTTCAGCATTACACGTGCTGTAATCCAAGTTGTGAGAACAATACAGAGGAAGCAACTAAGGTTTCCTAGAGGAGCGGAAAAGACTTCACAGAAGCAATTATACCTTAGTTTGTTCTTAAAGGGTAAGGAGTTGTTTtccagaggaggaggaagtaatTCCAAACAGTAGGTAGAGAGCCTTAGGAGTGACAAAATAGAATGATATATTCAGGGAATGCTCACAAAGGTCTGCGTGGCTGGAAATAAGACTTTTTTATTTAGAAAGTCAACTTTGGAGTGTGTGGAGAATGTGAATGCAGACATCAGCAAACCCAATGAGTTATGGATACTTAAAATTACTTAATTCTGGAAAAACTTTGCACAGTCTATGGACAAACAAATCTACAAACAAAACTGAGGCTTTGGGGTGTTTGTCACAAACAATAAAtgagtttgtatttctatttcaGGTCTAGCTCTTCTGTTATCCCCCTCTTTATTCCCCTTAAATACTGACCATGGGACTCTGTGCTTACAAATTTGTTACATCTACATTTTCACAACTTAAAcatacttttctgttttaaatgaaTATGTGTCTAAGCTTTTTAAACACTAAACAAGTGCCATTTTTCCCTAGGTCAATTTCTGCGTTGTGGATAATTTTCTCAATGTGTAATATTTCTGAAGATTCCTCCAAGTATTAACGCTACAGAACATACAGAAGTATTTTATGAGTAAAGTCTCATTTTAATCTGAATTTAAATCCAATCAAAACTCATAAGAAACTACTTCAGAACCAAAACAATAACAAAGTACCCCATCCCAACATTGATTTAATTaagaaagaatttatttctaTAGATGTTGTCACTTTGCATATGAAGGTTTCAAGCTGCCCATTTCAAGCcccaaaagaaatgttaaaaaccaGGGTAGTCTTCCTGGGAAATCCCATTAGTAATGGATTTCTCTACTCGTAATGGGGTTTTTCATTAGTATGGGGTATTTGTATACATTCTGAAAAGTTATAGTTTCCAGTTCATAAAAATAATGTGTTCCCAGTTTGGCTTCAACATGCAAACTATGTGCTATGCATCAAACGGGCAATCCCTAAGTATACACTGATTTTATGCATTGATTCAGTCAGTGTGTTTTTTTACTTATGTGTGTGCCAGGGTAGCTCTTGATTTGAAACACTATTAATTCCAAGAACTTCAGACATGCCCAAATCCTAGATTCAAACAAATGTTTTAACTCATTCAACATTTCATAACCCCTACATTTATGGAGATTTTTAAGGAATTATATTTGACTCTTTCATTGTTTGGACAAATTGTATGCAAATTAGAAAGTAATTAGTTCTCTATCACTTCTTTTCCTTAAACATATAACATGGATTTATAGTTTATCATATACTCATATTATAAATTACAATGGTGTATGTCTTTTATTCTATGTTTTGGCCCCACAGAGCACAGGTGACAAAATTTGAGTTCTAACATATTCCAATTTGATTATTCCAATAGAAGCTCTGCCTCTTTACGAAATAATTAGTAAAATTTTTCTTGTATAAAGTTTCATTTTGGCTCCCTCCTTGTCCTGAAATCCCATACTTTCAACAATctgcattaaatatttattaaactacTGGCATTCTCTTAGCTCCTGATACTGACTCTGGCTCACAGCGGGTTTATAGGGCAATTTAACTACATTATGAATTCACAACACATTTTgacattaaagaaaaactttCCTCTGTCCGAAGCGCATACctatgtttatataaaatgtaacaaaTCAGTTTCACTTTCCTTTTATAAAAGAACATAATAGGCCCAGCATGAAGCAATCTGTATGATGGATTTTCCTGATATGAAAATTGTAAGCCGTGTGATTTTCTGCTTTAGACAGCTGAGGTGGCACTAGCTAATCTCAAgaacaaatatgaaaatgaaaaagcaatggTGACTGAAACCATGACGAAGCTTAGAAATGAACTGAAGGCTTTGAAAGAAGAtgctgcaaccttctcctccctgAGAGCAATGTTTGCAACAAGGTAACGGTATTTTCTTCCTACGACTGGGTGTGGTAGGTGGGGAAAAGGCTTTAAAATTCACAGCCCTGCCTTTGTGCATGTTGAGTGTATTCGGTGTGTAGTCTAGGATGGCTAAGTGTGAAGAAAATCTGTGGAAGTCCACTCTGATGTATCTAAAATTTTGCAAGCCTTCTGTGCTGTTTTCCAGAGCCCCCTACTGAACACTCTGGATCCAGAAAttctattacataaaaatattttttaagtgagtTAATATTAATAGATTGTTTCTAGAATTTATGCACCCCAAAGATACTCGCCTTCCaaataaaaagctttcaataagGGGGAAAACCCCACTTCCTAGAATAGCTAAATATTACCACCTCTGAAATAGAGTTCTGTGAAGGAAGTACATGAAAGTATATAAAAGCACCTTACCTTTAGTACTGTGTGAGAAGATACTGTCATAATGAAGGTTAATAATCATCATACCAGCTAattacttagaatttttttttttttttttttttttttttggggacagagtctcacactgtcgcccaggctggagggcagtggcgcgatctcagctcactgcaagctccacctcccgggttctagagagtctcctgcctcacccttccgagtagctgggactacaggcacccgccaccacccccggctaattttttgtatttttactagagacagggtctcgatctcctgacctcgtgatccaccctcctcagcctcccaaagtgctgggatcaaaggcattagccaccgcacccagctttttttttctttttgagacagagtcttgcactgttgcccaggctggagtgcagtggcgcgatctcggctcactgcaagctctgcctcctgggttcacaccgttcatcctgcctcagcctcccgagtagctggaactacaggcgcccgccgccacgcccggctagttttttgtacttttagtagagacggggtttcaccgtgttagccaggatggtctggatctcctgacctcatgatccactcgccttggcctcccaaagtgccaaagtGCTCGGAtcatgggcgtgagccaccgcgcccggccatattttgtttttaaacgtGAAGTGATGGTTAAGAATGTATTTGATTTGAAGTTTTCAGAATCTTGAGATTTTCAGTATACTgttgaaatacatattttgctGTCACaatacaatgtaaaaaaaaattactttttttttttttgagatagggtttctgtcacccaggctgaagtgcagtggcgccatctcggttcactgcagcctggacatcctgggctcaagcaatcctctcacctcacctcagcctcccgagtagctgggactgcaggcttgcaccaccactcACGctaatttttgtggattttgtggaggcagggtctcgccatgttgcccaggctggtctcaaattcctgggctcaagagatccgcccaccttggcctccagaagtccTGAGTtagggtatgagccaccatgcccgaccaaatCCCACCAATTATATATCTTGTATGATGCAAACTTGGTGCAAAATTCACAAATCATTACTATGTCTTTACTGGCAGATTTAGTAAATAATTTACATGTAGCTGATACATGTAAaagtgttaaaaacaaacaaacaaagatctcTTGAGCTTTATAGGAGTCCCCCAGAAACTGTCCAGCTTTCTTTGTATGTTAGGAGAGTACAGGCTTAAGCTCAGACCTTGTGATTGAATCTCTTGGAGATGGCAGTGAGAAGGCTGAGTGCCCCAAAGCCCACAGGGGTGCAGAGGAACTGTAGGGAACTGGCTTCTGGGTCACAGGGCATGACAGTGTTTGGGGAATAGAATGTGTTTACCTGGCTGCTATGGTGGACAGGATAGAGAATAGGAATAAGGCACAATGCCCCCTCTTTGATGAAAGAATCAGGATTACATTTGGaatcaagaaaacataaatttccTCTTTGAcaaggaaacttttaaaaatgtcaaaggaCATTTCAAGTCTGAATCTGATTTATATAAGAATTATTATCccctagccaggcacggtggctcacacctataatcccagcactttgggaggccaaggcgggtggatcacctgaggtcaggagttcgagaccagcgtggccaacatggtgaaaccccgtctctactaaaaatacaaaaattagccgggcatggtggcgcacacctgtagtcccagctactcaggaggctaagggaggagaattgcttgaacctgggaggtggaagttgcagtgagctgagatcatgccactgcactccagcctgggtgatagagcaagactccatctcaaaaataataataataatagttttttataaaaaggaattatcccCAAATTGTccattttcatatactttttttggcgtaaatatgaaaataataatatttattattcatattttagtgggtaaataaattcagaaaaaaaaaaactcagaatgaGCTTTTCCCCCACACCACCTCTATCTTCCAAATGTATATGTGCTCAGGTTTTGCCTTTGGTAAGGAAAAAAGATCACTAAGCTTATCTTCCTTCTTTGGCACAAGTATGAAACCTGAATAAAGATGTTTCGGACAGCCTGCTATATCTGTATCAAACCTTGTGCAAATCTTGGTTTTTGcagggttttctgttttttggttttttgacaACTCATTGCTCTGTCATCTGGTTGAGAAATCATTGAAAATACTCAGTTTTCTAATTCAGGCAAATCAGTCAAATTGACAAGAGCAACAGCTGCAATCTAAAACTAAAACATGTaaatacagataaggaaatgttttcttcataaacattattattttggaTATTATAGGCATAGCCTATAATAAACTTGTTATATTCCtccaaagaataaaatgttatacAGTAAAAAGAGCTACTGTAAGACACTTCAGGTACTGTGGACATTGTGGGAGACTTGACCGTTATTCTGCTGTTACACGGCAGCCCCACAATAACTCTGTCCCTGGGGTTTAAGACGTTGCCTATTAAGACTGTCTCcatatgggctgggtgcagtggctgatacctgtaatcccagcactttgggagactgaggcaggaagatcacttgaggccaggagttcgagaccagtctgggcaacatagtgagaccctgtctctttaaaaaatgatcatgactgggcgtggtgactcatgccagtaatcccagcactttgggaggccagggtgggaggatcacttaaggtcaggagttcgagaccagcctggccaacatggtgaaaccccgtctctactaaaaaaatacaaaaattagccgggcatggtggcacactcctgtaattccaactacttgggaggctgaggcatgagaattgcttgaacctaggagacagaggttgcagtgaaccaagatcacgccactgcactccagcctgggcaatacagcaagactcagtctcaaaaaacaaacaaaacaacaacaagaaaataataagtttttttaaatgtcccaTCTGTCCTTCATTGTATGGATGAACATACATTCTAATTTTCTGCTATTATAGGTTATCTACATTCTATTGCTAGACCTTTAAACCAGTcttctaaatttctaaatttcagtCAAATTTATTACTTTTCAACTTAAGTCCAAATTCAGTTTCACCAAGATTTTCCCCTGACCCCTTCTCTGTTTTGGTTGCAGATGTGATGAATATGTCACCCAGTTGGATGAGATGCAGAGACAGTTAGCAGCCGCAGAGGATGAGAAGAAGACTCTAAACACTTTGTTACGAATGGCTATCCAGCAAAAACTCGCCCTGACCCAGAGGCTGGAGGACTTAGAGTTTGACCATGAGCAGTCCCGACGCAGCAAAGGCAAACTTGGAAAGAGCAAGATCGGCAGCCCTAAAGTAAGTGGGGAGGCATCAGTCACCGTGCCCACCATAGACACTTACCTCCTGCATAGTCAGGGCCCACAGACACCCAACATTCGGGTCAGCAGTGGCACTCAGAGGAAAAGGTATGCATGCAGCGATCTTCATAGTAcggtgcagtggccagattttAGTTAACTGCAAAAATGAATGTGCTCTTGTTGTGGAGgatggaggaggggaaggaaaagaaaaaatgggagcTGGCATATAAATGGTCCTTGCTAATGTGGGTCTTTCCAGATCAAAACCTTTTTGATAATTGTGTTTATGTAGTCCTTTCTAACCCCCTGCCCAATCCCTCCTCTTGATTAATCGTAATATAATTTTCAAGTGTCTGTTAATATTTTTGCTACTCTTTGTATGTGTAAATatgcctctcccttccctccaacATAAGAATTAGTAGATAAAGGTGGATATTAAGAATGAAGCGTGTTCTACCtgggttataattttaaaagtcgtTGTACCTTTGGAAATGGTGCTGTTTATCAGCTTCTCTTTAACGGGACAAGGATATGAATATGTTCTTTTAGGGTAACTTTTGTCCATATGACCAAAATTGATGACGGTCTGAAAGGGGATGTCTATATCTAGATAAAATGGGGTGGAATACACACAGTCCTTTTCTTGAAAGCGGTTTTTGTGCTTTTTCATTTGGCATGGGAATATTGCCCAGAGAAACCACTTGTAAGGTTTTTAGGGGCTTGATTGTGTGACCTCTTTCCAGAGTCCTGGCTGTTGAGTTACTTACCATGTATTTTCGGTTAatggtaacatttttattttaggagcTTTCATTAAAGactcaaataatatattttctatttgcgGTTCAAGCTGACTAActgtaataaatctcttttccAGTATCCAGAACAGTTTCCAAATAGGGTTGTATCCTGAtgtggaaacttaaaaaaaaaaaaaaatagcaaaaatattgatttacatatttaaacAATGAAATGCCAATATAAATAATGTTGTCACTGGTGAGGCATTGAAAGGTAATTAaagtaaaacttttttgtttcctatatgtatttttcttggaTCTCCTGCAAGACAATTTTCACCTTCCCTTTGTGATCAGAGCCGTCCCAGGACTTCAGGGGCTTCCTACCTACAGAATTTATTAAGAGTTCCCCCTGATCCCACCTCCACAGAATCATTTCTTCTGAAGGGCCCCCCCTCCATGAGTGAATTCATCCAAGGGCACCGGCTCAGCAAGGAAAAAAGGTTAACCGTGGCTCCACCAGGTAAACATTTTTTCCTTGGGTGCATGTGATGCAAATGATTAGTTGAGTAgactctccccttccttccagtCACTCAGGCCCACGCATCTGCAGAGTCTACCTTTGATGATGTGTAAATTCCTACAAGTCAAGTAAAAACTTCCTTTACACTTAGCTTCCTGTTTCCTCCTTTACTCATATTCCTTAGAATGACAGACTTCCATTTAACAGCCAAAGATGGCAAATGAGAGTTGGAAGGACTGGGATAGGAAAAGGGAAATTAGCAACAAGCACAATACATACACACTTGGATCCTATTTGCAGTTTGGTAGCTCATGGTGATTCCATCTTGGTCAGATTTGGCCAGTTCTCTcttatcatttttaatataatttccaTAAAGGGAGCCATATGTATAACAAGGCTTTTGGGCTGATTTCCTTTTGTAGTGACTCAGAATGTCTCCTCAATCATTATATTGAGAATAAAAGTAAAACCCTCTAAGATTTTGCTCCTCAAGAACATTTAGGTCTTAGTATAATGTTCTTGTAGATTGCAAGCCCCCGTTCGTTAATGCTTACCAACATGCTCACACTTAGCTTcactattttgcatttttcttccttccttccttcctttcattctttttacttgTTCTATGAAGAGGCCTAAATTGAAAATGTGACATATGACAAATAGAGAAAATGTGACTTCTTGCaaataaaaatcatccttttgaGGAATCCCTGCATGTGAGTATAGGGCAGAAGTGGCAAACAAGGAGCCCATAAACCAAAGTAAGCTTAAGCGCAGCTGTTAGA includes:
- the BICD1 gene encoding protein bicaudal D homolog 1 isoform X7: MAAEEVLQTVDHYKTEIERLTKELTETTHEKIQAAEYGLVVLEEKLTLKQQYDELEAEYDSLKQELEQLKEAFGQSFSIHRKVAEDGETREETLLQESASKEAYYLGKILEMQNELKQSRAVVTNVQAENERLTAVVQDLKENNEMVELQRIRMKDEIREYKFREARLLQDYTELEEENITLQKLVSTLKQNQVEYEGLKHEIKRFEEETVLLNSQLEDAIRLKEIAEHQLEEALETLKNEREQKNNLRKELSQYISLNDNHISISVDGLKFAEDGSEPNNDDKMNGHIHGPLVKLNGDYRTPTLRKGESLNPVSDLFSELNISEIQKLKQQLMQVEREKAILLANLQESQTQLEHTKGALTEQHERVHRLTEHVNAMRGLQSSKELKAELDGEKGRDSGEEAHDYEVDINGLEILECKYRVAVTEVIDLKAEIKALKEKYNKSVENYTDEKAKYESKIQMYDEQVTSLEKTTKESGEKMAHMEKELQKMTSIANENHNTLNTAQDELVTFSEELAQLYHHVCLCNNETPNRVMLDYYRQSRVTRSGSLKGPDDPRGLLSPRLARRGVSSPVETRTSSEPVAKESTEASKEPSPTKTPTISPVITAPPSSPVLDTSDIRKEPMNIYNLNAIIRDQIKHLQKAVDRSLQLSRQRAAARELAPMIDKDKEALMEEILKLKSLLSTKREQIATLRAVLKANKQTAEVALANLKNKYENEKAMVTETMTKLRNELKALKEDAATFSSLRAMFATRCDEYVTQLDEMQRQLAAAEDEKKTLNTLLRMAIQQKLALTQRLEDLEFDHEQSRRSKGKLGKSKIGSPKVSGEASVTVPTIDTYLLHSQGPQTPNIRVSSGTQRKRQFSPSLCDQSRPRTSGASYLQNLLRVPPDPTSTESFLLKGPPSMSEFIQGHRLSKEKRLTVAPPVLTQLSPRSSHIPAPSAPLSTVSPSLLTPSLHLLWTNIWGGSFVATHRILPKIQRVFSSQLLDVQLD
- the BICD1 gene encoding protein bicaudal D homolog 1 isoform X6 is translated as MAAEEVLQTVDHYKTEIERLTKELTETTHEKIQAAEYGLVVLEEKLTLKQQYDELEAEYDSLKQELEQLKEAFGQSFSIHRKVAEDGETREETLLQESASKEAYYLGKILEMQNELKQSRAVVTNVQAENERLTAVVQDLKENNEMVELQRIRMKDEIREYKFREARLLQDYTELEEENITLQKLVSTLKQNQVEYEGLKHEIKRFEEETVLLNSQLEDAIRLKEIAEHQLEEALETLKNEREQKNNLRKELSQYISLNDNHISISVDGLKFAEDGSEPNNDDKMNGHIHGPLVKLNGDYRTPTLRKGESLNPVSDLFSELNISEIQKLKQQLMQVEREKAILLANLQESQTQLEHTKGALTEQHERVHRLTEHVNAMRGLQSSKELKAELDGEKGRDSGEEAHDYEVDINGLEILECKYRVAVTEVIDLKAEIKALKEKYNKSVENYTDEKAKYESKIQMYDEQVTSLEKTTKESGEKMAHMEKELQKMTSIANENHNTLNTAQDELVTFSEELAQLYHHVCLCNNETPNRVMLDYYRQSRVTRSGSLKGPDDPRGLLSPRLARRGVSSPVETRTSSEPVAKESTEASKEPSPTKTPTISPVITAPPSSPVLDTSDIRKEPMNIYNLNAIIRDQIKHLQKAVDRSLQLSRQRAAARELAPMIDKDKEALMEEILKLKSLLSTKREQIATLRAVLKANKQTAEVALANLKNKYENEKAMVTETMTKLRNELKALKEDAATFSSLRAMFATRCDEYVTQLDEMQRQLAAAEDEKKTLNTLLRMAIQQKLALTQRLEDLEFDHEQSRRSKGKLGKSKIGSPKE